AGGGACGCTGACGTATAACTCACGCCGCGCGTTGGTACAGCTGCTAAAAGGACCACTTATTCGAGCACAGAAGGAACCTGTCTTGTGGGCTGCGATTATTTCAGACGAAGAAAACTTGCGGGCTAGACTGCACGAGTTATTTCTCGAGCTCGTTATCGATGAAGCAGAAGGATTCGCCTTCACCCGAATGGTGGAAGAAGAAACGTTAGCTATTCCGCAGGTGCTGCGCACGGATAAGCTCAAGCACATCGACACAGCCATCTTGTTAAACCTGCGCCAAGAACTGGGGCTGGCGCTACCTGGCGAACGTGTAATCGTGGACGTGGAAGACCTGCGAGAGGGAATCGGGTACGTCCGCGCGGTTGATAACCGAGACGAGGCCGGATTCAATAATCGCTTCAATGCAGCAATCAAACGCATCCGCAATGAATATTCACTGTTAAGCGCTACTGAGACTGAAGGCCGGTTTGAGGTTTCACCCGTATTGCGCCAGCTTTTCGATTCCGCCACAGTTACCGCCATCCGGGACGAGTACGCCCGCCTAGCGGAGACAGGGAATGGCCAAGAGGATGATTCCAATGACTAATATTTACCCAGGCCAATACCGGATAAGCCGCATCCAATTAATTAACTGGGGCACATTTCACGGATACTTTTCCATCCCCGTAGCTAGAAAGGGTTTCCTAATCACCGGCGGATCCGGTTCCGGCAAATCTACCTTATTGGATGCAATGTCGGCGGTGTTAGTACCGCAGAAAGATCTGAAATTTAACGCGGCATCGCAACAGGACCTTGGGCGGCATGATGGTCGCAATCTCGTATCCTATGTGCGTGGTGCATGGCGGCAACAGGAAAATACACAGACGGGTGAGATTGCTCCCGAGTACCTGAGAACGGGCGCAACGAATTCAATTGTGGCGCTGACCTACGATAACGGAGCTGGAAAGCAGC
This genomic stretch from Corynebacterium tuberculostearicum harbors:
- a CDS encoding DUF4194 domain-containing protein translates to MTAALNHRVDSEHEPPLWNSDKGTLTYNSRRALVQLLKGPLIRAQKEPVLWAAIISDEENLRARLHELFLELVIDEAEGFAFTRMVEEETLAIPQVLRTDKLKHIDTAILLNLRQELGLALPGERVIVDVEDLREGIGYVRAVDNRDEAGFNNRFNAAIKRIRNEYSLLSATETEGRFEVSPVLRQLFDSATVTAIRDEYARLAETGNGQEDDSND